In one window of Meiothermus sp. DNA:
- a CDS encoding acyl-CoA dehydrogenase family protein translates to MFDFFQVADLLTPEEREIQKAARKFLEAECLPHIAEWWENAEFPTHLIRKFGEMGFLGTTIPTEYGGMGASAAAYGMVGYELERIDSGLRSFCSVQSSLVMYPIWAYGSEEHKREYLPKLATGEYVGCFGLTEADGGSDPDANMKTRARRDGGDYVLNGSKMWITNGNLAHIALVWAKDDEGVVRGFIVPTSTRGFRANKIQHKASLRASVTSELVLEDVRVPASAMLPGVKGLKGPLSCLTQARYGIAWGALGALEAVYTEALEFAKSRTTFGAPIASRQLVQEKLVRMAADHTKGLLLAWRLAQLKDAGQLKPAQVSLGKRDNVRAALNAARAAREILGGSGITLEYHSIRHMLNLETVDTYEGTHDIHTLILGREFTGENALGESPKPKAVVGR, encoded by the coding sequence ATGTTCGACTTTTTCCAAGTTGCCGACCTGCTTACGCCCGAGGAGCGGGAAATCCAGAAGGCCGCCCGCAAGTTCCTGGAGGCTGAGTGCCTGCCCCATATTGCCGAATGGTGGGAAAACGCCGAGTTTCCCACCCACCTGATTCGCAAGTTTGGCGAGATGGGCTTTCTGGGCACCACCATCCCCACCGAGTATGGGGGCATGGGCGCCAGTGCCGCGGCCTACGGGATGGTGGGGTACGAGCTCGAGCGCATAGACTCGGGCCTGCGCAGCTTTTGTAGCGTGCAGAGCAGCCTGGTGATGTACCCCATCTGGGCCTATGGCTCGGAGGAACACAAACGCGAATACCTGCCCAAGCTGGCTACCGGCGAGTACGTGGGCTGCTTTGGCCTCACCGAGGCCGATGGCGGCAGCGACCCCGATGCCAACATGAAGACCCGCGCCCGACGCGACGGCGGCGATTATGTGCTGAACGGTTCCAAGATGTGGATTACCAACGGCAACCTCGCCCACATTGCGCTGGTTTGGGCCAAGGACGACGAGGGCGTGGTGCGGGGTTTTATCGTGCCCACCAGTACCAGAGGCTTTAGGGCCAACAAGATTCAGCACAAAGCGTCCTTGCGGGCCTCCGTCACCAGCGAGCTGGTGCTGGAGGATGTACGGGTTCCGGCCAGCGCCATGCTGCCGGGGGTGAAGGGCCTCAAGGGGCCGCTTTCCTGCCTAACGCAAGCCCGCTATGGCATTGCCTGGGGCGCTTTGGGGGCGCTGGAGGCGGTGTATACCGAGGCCCTCGAGTTCGCCAAGAGCCGCACCACCTTTGGAGCGCCTATCGCCAGCCGACAGCTCGTGCAGGAGAAGCTTGTGCGCATGGCTGCCGACCACACCAAGGGCCTGTTGCTGGCCTGGCGCCTGGCCCAGCTCAAGGACGCCGGGCAGCTCAAACCCGCCCAGGTTTCGCTCGGCAAGCGCGACAACGTGCGGGCGGCTTTGAATGCGGCCCGTGCGGCACGGGAAATTCTGGGAGGTAGCGGGATTACCCTCGAGTACCACAGCATCCGCCACATGCTGAACCTGGAGACCGTGGACACCTACGAGGGTACCCACGACATCCACACCCTTATTCTGGGCCGCGAGTTCACCGGCGAGAACGCCCTGGGCGAAAGCCCCAAGCCTAAAGCTGTAGTAGGTCGCTAG
- the guaB gene encoding IMP dehydrogenase, with protein sequence MLEAPSKSRSRTEKIQQEGLTFDDVLLIPAYSEVLPREVDTRTRLTRKLWLNIPVLSAAMDTVTEAEMAIAMAREGGLGVIHKNMSPEEQAAMVRKVKRSEAGMIQDPVTLAPNATLEDAERLMREFRIGGLPVVDFYGKLLGLVTNRDLRFERDMGRLVSEVMTPVERLITAPPGTILEEAEALLRQHKIEKLPLVDHEGRLRGLLTLKDLTKRQKFPFAAKDAQGRLLVGAAVGVSKDLKARAQALVEAGVDVLVLDSAHGHSRGILEALRNLKQTFGEAAQVIAGNVATAEGARALAEAGADAVKVGIGPGSICTTRVVTGVGVPQITAILEAVAGLEGLDVPVIADGGIKYSGDVAKALAAGAHTVMLGSMLAGTQEAPGEEVLKDGRRYKLYRGMGSMGAMRQGSADRYFQDSGAPPHSAGSGQVEAKKLVPEGIEGMVPYKGPIGDVLYQVVGGLRASMGYCGAPDLETFRRETRFTRISSAGLIESHPHGVTITKEAPNYSR encoded by the coding sequence ATGCTCGAGGCTCCCAGCAAATCCCGTTCCAGAACAGAAAAAATCCAACAAGAGGGCCTGACCTTCGACGATGTGCTGCTCATTCCCGCCTACTCGGAGGTGCTGCCCCGTGAGGTGGATACCCGCACCCGCCTGACCCGGAAGCTCTGGCTCAACATTCCCGTCCTCTCGGCGGCCATGGACACCGTGACCGAGGCCGAGATGGCCATTGCCATGGCCCGCGAGGGCGGTCTGGGGGTTATTCACAAAAACATGAGCCCCGAGGAGCAGGCCGCCATGGTGCGTAAGGTCAAGCGCAGCGAGGCCGGCATGATTCAAGACCCGGTCACCCTGGCCCCCAACGCCACCCTGGAAGACGCCGAGCGGCTGATGCGCGAGTTCAGAATAGGGGGCCTGCCGGTGGTGGACTTTTACGGCAAGCTGCTGGGCCTGGTCACCAACCGCGACCTGCGTTTCGAGCGCGATATGGGGCGGTTGGTCTCCGAGGTCATGACCCCGGTGGAGCGCCTCATCACCGCGCCGCCCGGCACCATTCTGGAAGAGGCCGAGGCCCTGCTCCGTCAGCACAAAATCGAGAAACTTCCGCTGGTAGACCACGAAGGGCGACTCAGGGGCCTCCTGACCCTCAAAGACCTGACCAAGCGCCAGAAGTTCCCCTTTGCCGCCAAGGACGCCCAGGGCCGCTTGCTGGTGGGGGCCGCCGTCGGGGTCTCGAAGGATTTGAAGGCCAGAGCCCAAGCGCTGGTGGAAGCCGGGGTGGATGTGCTGGTGCTGGACAGCGCCCATGGCCACAGCCGGGGCATCCTGGAGGCCCTGCGCAACCTCAAACAAACCTTTGGCGAGGCGGCGCAGGTTATCGCTGGCAACGTAGCCACCGCCGAAGGGGCACGGGCGCTGGCCGAAGCTGGGGCTGATGCGGTCAAGGTGGGGATTGGGCCGGGCTCCATCTGCACGACCCGGGTGGTCACGGGGGTGGGGGTTCCCCAGATTACCGCCATCCTGGAAGCAGTAGCGGGTCTGGAAGGCCTGGACGTACCGGTCATCGCCGACGGCGGCATCAAATACTCCGGCGACGTGGCCAAGGCCCTGGCCGCCGGGGCCCACACGGTGATGCTCGGCTCGATGCTGGCCGGCACCCAGGAAGCCCCGGGCGAAGAAGTGCTTAAGGATGGCCGTCGCTACAAGCTCTACCGGGGTATGGGCAGCATGGGGGCCATGCGCCAGGGCTCCGCCGACCGTTACTTCCAGGACTCGGGTGCACCACCCCACAGCGCAGGCTCAGGCCAGGTGGAAGCCAAAAAGCTGGTTCCCGAGGGTATCGAGGGCATGGTGCCCTACAAGGGCCCGATAGGCGATGTGCTCTACCAGGTGGTGGGGGGCCTGCGGGCCTCGATGGGCTACTGCGGTGCGCCCGACCTCGAGACCTTCCGCAGGGAGACCCGCTTTACCCGCATCTCCAGCGCAGGCCTGATCGAGAGTCACCCCCACGGGGTCACCATTACCAAAGAAGCACCGAACTACTCGAGGTAG
- a CDS encoding tetratricopeptide repeat protein, translating to MYPTLFLLLVLLGAAFAQPANVFLNGARHEYQRYNNCGPVTLGMAMSFWGSRDTQYQIAPTLKPNKNDKNVNADEMASYARSRGFGVHLGVAGDLNLLKRLIAAGFPVIIETWFVTPDHGGMGHYRLLVGYNDSQGLFNAFDSYYGPKVTLRYNELDGLWQVFNRTYLVVFAGGQQDKLAAILGNRMQEGVEWQLALEQARRETQQNPQNTFAWFNLGSSLLRLGNAAEASKAYDRSRQIAPSRTLDPRRPANAVSNWPWRMLWYQFGPYEAYFKTGRFSEVVALASDVLGRVNDHEESYYWRGLARKALGNLDGARADFQAALRYKPGYREAALALQGLRAQGSR from the coding sequence GTGTATCCAACGCTCTTCTTATTGCTTGTACTGCTAGGCGCCGCGTTCGCTCAGCCGGCGAATGTTTTTCTGAATGGCGCCCGCCACGAATACCAGCGCTACAACAACTGCGGCCCCGTCACGCTGGGAATGGCTATGAGCTTTTGGGGCAGTCGCGACACGCAGTACCAGATTGCCCCCACACTCAAACCCAACAAAAACGACAAAAACGTGAACGCCGACGAGATGGCATCGTATGCCCGCAGCCGCGGCTTTGGGGTGCACCTGGGCGTGGCGGGTGATCTGAACCTACTCAAACGCCTGATTGCCGCGGGTTTCCCAGTGATTATCGAGACCTGGTTCGTGACCCCCGACCACGGCGGTATGGGGCACTACCGCTTGCTGGTGGGCTACAACGACAGCCAGGGCCTCTTCAACGCCTTCGACAGCTACTATGGCCCCAAGGTCACGCTGCGCTACAACGAGCTGGATGGGCTGTGGCAGGTCTTTAACCGCACCTACCTGGTGGTGTTTGCCGGGGGCCAGCAAGACAAACTGGCCGCCATTCTAGGGAACCGGATGCAGGAAGGGGTCGAGTGGCAACTGGCATTGGAGCAGGCCCGGCGCGAAACCCAGCAAAACCCCCAGAATACCTTTGCCTGGTTCAACCTGGGCAGCAGCCTGTTGCGCCTGGGTAATGCAGCGGAAGCAAGCAAAGCCTACGACCGCTCGCGCCAAATTGCCCCCAGCCGCACCCTTGACCCCCGCCGCCCGGCCAATGCGGTGAGCAACTGGCCCTGGCGGATGCTCTGGTACCAGTTTGGCCCCTACGAGGCCTACTTCAAAACCGGGCGCTTCTCTGAGGTTGTTGCACTGGCCAGCGATGTGCTGGGCCGGGTGAATGACCACGAGGAAAGCTACTACTGGCGCGGTCTGGCCCGCAAAGCCCTGGGCAACCTGGATGGTGCCCGGGCCGATTTTCAGGCAGCGCTGCGCTACAAGCCCGGCTACCGCGAAGCGGCCCTGGCGTTGCAAGGGTTGCGGGCGCAGGGCTCGAGGTGA
- a CDS encoding arsenate reductase ArsC, which translates to MRKRKISVLFLCSHNSARSQMAEALLRHYAGDRFEVYSAGLHPSEINPLTRQVLSEMDLDMEGQHAKSLMEYWGGKYSFTYLVVVCDRAEQECPLFPFSTYRLFWPFEDPSAAQGGDAERLEVFRKVRDQVAHKVREWVRELELKGLIPKSSTQTAEV; encoded by the coding sequence ATGAGAAAACGCAAAATCTCGGTGCTGTTTTTGTGCAGCCACAACTCGGCCCGCAGCCAGATGGCCGAGGCCCTGCTGCGCCATTACGCGGGCGACCGCTTCGAGGTCTATAGCGCCGGACTGCACCCCAGCGAGATCAACCCCTTGACCCGCCAGGTGCTCTCGGAGATGGATCTGGACATGGAAGGACAGCACGCCAAAAGCCTGATGGAGTACTGGGGCGGCAAGTACAGCTTCACTTACCTGGTGGTTGTGTGCGACCGGGCCGAGCAGGAGTGTCCATTGTTCCCCTTCAGCACCTACCGGCTATTCTGGCCCTTCGAAGACCCCAGCGCCGCCCAGGGCGGCGATGCCGAGCGCCTCGAGGTCTTTCGCAAGGTGCGAGACCAGGTTGCCCACAAGGTTCGGGAGTGGGTGCGGGAGCTGGAACTAAAGGGCCTTATTCCCAAAAGCAGCACCCAGACCGCCGAGGTTTGA
- a CDS encoding arsenate reductase ArsC encodes MRILVLCTHNSARSQMAEGWLRYWAEQLKLPAEIWSAGTEKTLVKPDAIAVMGEVGIDLSAHTSKTLYDLPDPWNFDLVLTVCDLAAENCPAYPAQTQKLHVSFPDPSGKGLGEWRRVRDALGRMSQGLIQSLTQGQVPSDHDLAEAAGLTQAR; translated from the coding sequence ATGCGCATTCTGGTACTCTGCACCCACAACTCTGCCCGCAGCCAGATGGCCGAAGGTTGGCTCAGGTACTGGGCCGAGCAGCTAAAGCTTCCCGCCGAAATCTGGTCGGCCGGCACCGAGAAAACCCTTGTCAAGCCCGATGCCATCGCGGTTATGGGCGAGGTGGGCATAGACCTGAGCGCCCACACCTCCAAGACCCTTTACGACCTGCCCGACCCCTGGAACTTCGATCTCGTGCTCACGGTTTGCGATTTGGCTGCCGAGAACTGCCCGGCTTACCCGGCCCAGACCCAGAAGCTCCATGTTTCCTTCCCCGACCCTTCCGGCAAGGGCCTGGGGGAATGGCGCAGGGTACGCGATGCCCTGGGCCGAATGAGTCAGGGCCTGATTCAAAGCCTGACGCAGGGTCAGGTGCCAAGCGACCATGACCTGGCGGAGGCCGCAGGGCTTACCCAGGCACGCTAG